From Diaminobutyricibacter sp. McL0608, one genomic window encodes:
- the rapZ gene encoding RNase adapter RapZ has protein sequence MTTENEQQEVLIVTGMSGAGRSTVANALEDLDWYVVDNLPPQMLRPLIELASRAGSTLPRIAAVVDVRGRNFFADLQDMVQSLRDGTKVRVLFLEATDAALVRRFEAVRRPHPLQGGGTILDGITAERTRLREIRESADMIVDTSDLNIHQLATSITETFAAEDTAGVQVTVMSFGFKYGLPSDADLVSDARFLPNPFWIPELRNLTGQDEEVRDYVLGQPGAREFIDAYVDALTPVLAGYQRENKRHATIAVGCTGGKHRSVAIAEELVTRLQSLPGVAVTAKHRDLGRE, from the coding sequence ATGACCACCGAAAACGAGCAGCAGGAAGTGCTGATCGTCACCGGAATGTCGGGCGCCGGGCGGTCCACGGTGGCCAATGCCCTGGAAGACCTCGACTGGTATGTCGTCGACAATCTGCCGCCCCAGATGCTCCGGCCGCTCATCGAACTGGCCAGCAGGGCGGGTTCCACCCTTCCGCGCATCGCCGCGGTGGTCGACGTCCGCGGGCGCAATTTCTTCGCCGACCTCCAGGACATGGTGCAAAGCCTGCGAGACGGCACCAAGGTGCGGGTCCTTTTCCTCGAGGCCACGGATGCAGCACTCGTCCGGCGATTCGAAGCGGTCCGGCGCCCTCACCCCCTGCAGGGCGGGGGGACCATCCTCGACGGCATCACCGCCGAACGGACCCGGTTGCGAGAGATCCGTGAATCGGCCGACATGATCGTCGACACGTCCGACCTGAACATCCACCAGCTCGCGACGAGCATCACCGAGACCTTCGCCGCTGAAGACACAGCAGGTGTTCAGGTGACCGTCATGAGCTTCGGTTTCAAATACGGCCTCCCGTCCGACGCCGACCTCGTCTCCGATGCGCGATTCCTTCCCAATCCCTTCTGGATACCGGAGCTGAGGAACCTGACGGGGCAGGACGAAGAGGTGCGCGACTACGTTCTCGGCCAGCCGGGGGCACGCGAATTCATCGATGCCTATGTGGATGCGCTCACCCCGGTTCTGGCCGGCTACCAGCGTGAGAACAAACGGCATGCCACGATCGCGGTAGGCTGCACGGGGGGAAAGCACCGTTCCGTGGCGATAGCCGAAGAGCTCGTCACGCGCCTGCAGAGCCTTCCGGGGGTCGCCGTGACTGCGAAGCATCGCGACCTCGGCCGTGAGTGA
- the uvrA gene encoding excinuclease ABC subunit UvrA has translation MSINQVTGSHLSVRGARVHNLHNVDLEIPRDSLVVFTGLSGSGKSSLAFDTIFAEGQRRYVESLSAYARQFLGQVDRPDVDFIEGLSPAVSIDQKSTNRNPRSTVGTITEIYDYMRLLWARIGVPHCPVCGEPIQRQTVQQIADQLMELEPGTRYQILSPVVSQKKGEFVDLFKELAAGGYSRALVDGKQIQLSDPPTLKKQYKHDISVVVDRLVAGPDILSRLTDSLETALRLTDGLVQVNFVDLEGPAAWRSFSEKLSCPNGHPIQLTEIEPRTFSFNAPFGACPECSGLGTRMSVDEALLLADDDLSIAEGVIVPWTTQGKGLFNYYEKLLDGLARDLGFSLNTPWRDLSEEVRNAVMRGDNFEVKVRWKNRYGREMSYTSGFEGVVPYIERQYIQADTDTQRARWAEYLREVPCPVCNGKRLKPEVLAVLIHGASIADASELSLTDARGFMDKLHLTDRETAIAAQVLREIKVRLDFLIQVGLNYLNLSRAAATLSGGEAQRIRLATQIGSGLTGVLYVLDEPSIGLHQRDNRRLIETLVALRDLGNTLIVVEHDEDTIRTADWIVDIGPGAGVNGGHVVHSGSYEELLANTRSLTGDYLAGRREIETPTTRRPIDRDRMITVVGAEANNLKKVTVDFPLGTFIAVTGVSGSGKSSLVNDILYRVLANRLNGARKLPGRHGKVTGLDNLDKVIHVDQAPIGRTPRSNPATYTGVFDRIRTLFSETLEAKTRGYQPGRFSFNVKGGRCEACSGDGTIKIEMNFLPDVYVACEVCGGARYNRDTLSVHYKGKNIAEVLDMPITEAAEFFRPISAIHRYLQTLVDVGLGYVRLGQSATTLSGGEAQRVKLATELQRRSNGRSVYVLDEPTTGLHFEDVRKLLLVLNGLLDKGNTVIVIEHNLDVIKSADWVIDLGPEGGAGGGQVIATGTPEQVAETPGSHTGVYLKEILPAIERAKGAA, from the coding sequence GTGAGTATCAACCAGGTGACCGGATCCCACCTCAGTGTGCGGGGCGCGCGAGTGCACAATCTGCACAACGTCGACCTCGAGATCCCCAGGGACTCACTCGTCGTCTTCACGGGCCTGTCCGGCTCGGGCAAGTCATCTCTGGCCTTCGACACGATCTTCGCGGAGGGCCAGCGTCGCTACGTCGAGTCGCTCTCCGCGTATGCCCGGCAGTTCCTCGGCCAGGTCGATCGACCTGACGTCGACTTCATCGAAGGGCTCAGCCCGGCCGTCTCGATCGACCAGAAGTCGACCAACCGCAACCCGCGTTCGACGGTTGGGACGATCACCGAGATCTACGACTACATGAGGCTCCTGTGGGCGCGCATCGGCGTTCCGCACTGTCCGGTGTGCGGTGAACCGATCCAGCGCCAGACGGTGCAGCAGATCGCCGACCAGCTCATGGAGCTCGAACCCGGCACCCGGTACCAGATCCTCAGCCCCGTCGTCTCCCAGAAGAAGGGCGAGTTCGTCGACCTGTTCAAGGAGCTCGCGGCCGGTGGATATTCACGTGCGCTCGTCGACGGCAAGCAGATCCAGCTGAGTGACCCGCCCACGCTCAAGAAGCAGTACAAGCACGACATCTCCGTGGTCGTCGACCGGCTCGTCGCCGGCCCCGACATCCTCAGCCGCCTGACCGACTCACTGGAGACCGCGCTCCGACTCACCGACGGACTCGTCCAGGTGAACTTCGTCGACCTCGAAGGGCCGGCGGCCTGGCGGTCCTTCAGCGAGAAGCTGTCCTGCCCCAACGGCCACCCGATCCAGCTCACCGAGATCGAGCCGCGAACGTTCTCGTTCAACGCACCATTCGGCGCCTGTCCAGAATGCTCCGGGCTCGGGACTCGCATGTCGGTCGACGAGGCGCTCCTGCTCGCCGACGACGATCTCAGCATCGCCGAGGGCGTCATCGTCCCCTGGACGACGCAGGGCAAGGGACTCTTCAACTACTACGAGAAGCTCCTGGACGGGCTCGCGCGCGATCTGGGATTCTCCCTGAACACGCCGTGGCGAGATCTGAGCGAAGAAGTCCGCAACGCAGTGATGCGCGGAGACAACTTCGAGGTGAAGGTGCGGTGGAAGAACCGCTACGGCCGCGAGATGAGCTACACCTCGGGATTCGAGGGCGTCGTCCCGTACATCGAGCGGCAATACATCCAGGCCGACACGGACACGCAGCGGGCGCGCTGGGCGGAATACCTGCGCGAAGTGCCGTGCCCCGTCTGCAACGGCAAACGGCTGAAGCCCGAGGTCCTCGCCGTCCTCATCCACGGCGCAAGCATCGCCGACGCGTCCGAGCTGAGTCTCACGGATGCCCGAGGGTTCATGGACAAGCTCCACCTCACCGACCGCGAGACGGCGATCGCCGCCCAGGTCCTGCGTGAGATCAAGGTCCGGCTCGACTTCCTCATCCAGGTCGGTCTCAACTACCTGAACCTGTCGCGCGCGGCAGCGACCCTGTCCGGTGGGGAGGCGCAGCGCATCCGGCTGGCCACTCAGATCGGGTCGGGCCTCACCGGCGTGCTCTATGTGCTCGACGAGCCCAGCATCGGACTGCACCAGCGCGACAACCGCCGCCTCATCGAGACACTCGTCGCTCTCCGCGACCTCGGCAATACGCTGATCGTGGTCGAACACGACGAAGACACCATCCGCACGGCCGACTGGATCGTCGACATCGGTCCGGGCGCCGGCGTCAACGGCGGCCACGTAGTCCACTCCGGGTCCTATGAGGAACTCCTGGCGAACACCCGATCGCTGACCGGCGACTATCTGGCCGGCCGCAGAGAGATCGAGACGCCGACGACCCGCCGCCCAATCGACCGCGATCGGATGATCACGGTCGTCGGTGCCGAAGCGAACAACCTGAAGAAGGTCACGGTGGACTTCCCGCTGGGCACCTTCATCGCCGTCACCGGGGTCAGCGGGTCGGGCAAGTCGTCCCTGGTGAACGACATCCTGTACCGCGTTCTCGCCAACCGGCTCAACGGTGCACGCAAGCTCCCGGGCAGGCACGGCAAGGTCACCGGACTCGACAACCTCGACAAGGTCATCCACGTCGACCAGGCGCCGATCGGACGCACGCCCCGATCGAACCCGGCGACCTACACCGGAGTGTTCGACCGCATCCGCACCCTCTTCTCCGAGACGCTCGAGGCCAAGACCCGTGGCTATCAGCCCGGCCGCTTCTCGTTCAACGTCAAGGGCGGCCGCTGCGAGGCGTGCTCCGGCGACGGCACGATCAAGATCGAGATGAACTTCCTGCCCGACGTGTACGTCGCGTGCGAGGTCTGCGGGGGAGCGCGGTACAACCGCGACACGTTGTCGGTGCATTACAAGGGCAAGAACATCGCCGAAGTGCTCGACATGCCGATCACCGAAGCGGCCGAATTCTTCCGGCCCATCTCGGCGATCCACCGCTACCTCCAGACACTTGTCGACGTCGGACTCGGTTACGTCCGGCTCGGGCAGAGCGCGACGACCCTTTCGGGCGGCGAGGCACAGCGGGTCAAACTGGCGACGGAGCTGCAGAGGCGCTCGAACGGCCGCAGTGTGTACGTGCTCGATGAGCCGACGACCGGCCTTCACTTCGAAGACGTGCGCAAGCTTCTGCTCGTGCTCAACGGGCTGCTCGACAAGGGGAACACCGTGATCGTGATCGAGCACAACCTCGACGTGATCAAGTCAGCCGACTGGGTGATCGATCTCGGCCCCGAGGGCGGTGCGGGCGGCGGGCAGGTCATCGCCACAGGCACACCGGAGCAGGTCGCCGAGACCCCGGGAAGCCACACCGGTGTCTACCTGAAAGAGATCCTTCCGGCGATCGAGCGCGCCAAGGGCGCTGCGTAG
- the uvrC gene encoding excinuclease ABC subunit UvrC, translating to MADTVSYRPKAGEIPTQPGVYRFRDANRRVLYVGKAKNLRARLSNYFAPLRNLHDRTRKMVTTAASVEWTVVATEFEALQLEYTWIKEFNPPFNVQFRDDKTYPYLAVTLGEEVPRVTVTRNRNIKDARYFGPYTKVWAIRDTVDLMLKAFPMRSCSDGVYRRAELTGRPCLLGDIGKCAAPCVGRVTKDEHRAIAEDFASFMAGNDTRYIRGLTEQMKAAASTQDYESAARHRDAIQALEAAMSKTAVVLPEGVDADFFGIAHDELAAAVQQFIVRGGRIRGVRSWVVDKELDVELGELVEIVLQNAYEGVSAPPREILVPELPEDAAELELWLTARRQENGDPAASRGALTGRVGLRVAQRGDKAALAQTVEMNAKNALILYKTRRSSDFVARSKALGDIRDALGMDDAPLRMECYDVSHLSGTNIVASMVVFEDGLPRKDQYRRFSIPESTDDTESIYQVITRRLAYLRPDAAEAVDAADAAESPDSGFDGALEDDGLDANALGDTVSGSDAAEPSTLDDELAAAAEKRRARFSYPPNLLIVDGGQPQVAAAARALEESGVQGIQLAGIAKRLEEIWLPDSDYPVILPRNSDALFLIQRIRDEAHRFAITYQRSRRKRDISSVLGEIPGLGPSRVKELLKHFGSVAQLRKATQEEIAGVKGIGPSLAGAIHDRLGSR from the coding sequence GTGGCCGATACCGTCAGCTACCGGCCCAAGGCCGGCGAGATCCCGACGCAGCCGGGTGTCTACCGCTTCCGTGACGCGAATCGGCGGGTGCTCTACGTCGGCAAGGCGAAGAACCTGCGCGCGCGACTGAGCAACTACTTCGCGCCGCTGCGCAACCTCCATGACCGCACCCGCAAGATGGTCACGACCGCCGCATCCGTCGAATGGACCGTCGTGGCGACCGAGTTCGAGGCGCTGCAGCTCGAATACACGTGGATCAAAGAATTCAACCCGCCGTTCAACGTTCAGTTCCGCGACGACAAGACCTACCCATATCTCGCCGTCACCCTCGGCGAGGAGGTGCCTCGCGTCACGGTCACGCGCAATCGCAACATCAAGGACGCGCGGTACTTCGGTCCATACACGAAGGTCTGGGCGATCCGCGACACCGTCGACCTCATGCTCAAGGCATTCCCGATGCGGAGCTGTTCCGACGGCGTGTACCGGCGGGCCGAACTCACCGGGCGTCCCTGCCTGCTCGGTGACATCGGCAAGTGCGCCGCACCCTGCGTCGGCCGGGTGACCAAAGACGAGCACCGTGCGATCGCGGAAGACTTCGCGTCGTTCATGGCGGGCAACGACACGCGATACATCCGCGGCCTCACCGAGCAGATGAAGGCGGCGGCGAGCACCCAGGACTACGAATCGGCTGCGCGGCACCGGGACGCCATCCAGGCACTCGAGGCGGCGATGTCGAAGACCGCCGTCGTTCTGCCCGAGGGCGTCGACGCAGACTTCTTCGGAATCGCGCACGACGAACTCGCCGCTGCCGTACAACAGTTCATCGTTCGCGGCGGCCGCATCCGCGGTGTGCGCAGCTGGGTGGTCGACAAAGAACTCGACGTCGAACTCGGCGAACTCGTCGAGATCGTGTTGCAGAACGCGTACGAAGGCGTTTCTGCGCCGCCGCGGGAGATCCTCGTACCCGAACTGCCGGAAGACGCGGCCGAGCTCGAGCTCTGGCTGACCGCGCGACGACAGGAGAACGGTGACCCCGCCGCGTCGCGCGGAGCGCTCACGGGCAGAGTCGGTCTCCGCGTCGCGCAGCGCGGCGACAAGGCGGCGCTCGCCCAGACCGTCGAGATGAACGCGAAGAACGCGCTGATCCTCTACAAGACGCGACGGAGCTCGGACTTCGTCGCCCGCTCCAAAGCCCTCGGCGACATCCGGGACGCCCTCGGCATGGATGACGCCCCGCTTCGCATGGAATGCTACGACGTGTCCCACCTCAGCGGCACGAACATCGTCGCTTCCATGGTGGTGTTCGAAGACGGGCTGCCCCGCAAAGACCAGTACCGTCGCTTCAGCATCCCTGAGTCGACCGACGACACCGAGTCGATCTACCAGGTCATCACACGGCGGCTCGCATACCTCCGCCCGGACGCGGCGGAAGCCGTGGATGCGGCGGATGCGGCAGAAAGTCCGGACTCCGGGTTCGACGGCGCGCTCGAAGACGACGGCCTCGACGCCAACGCGCTCGGCGACACGGTGTCCGGCAGCGACGCCGCGGAACCGAGTACCCTCGACGACGAGCTCGCGGCGGCCGCAGAGAAGCGACGCGCGCGGTTCTCCTACCCACCGAACCTGCTCATCGTCGACGGCGGCCAGCCGCAGGTCGCGGCCGCCGCGCGTGCCCTCGAAGAATCGGGCGTCCAGGGCATCCAGCTCGCCGGAATCGCCAAGCGCCTCGAAGAGATCTGGCTGCCCGACTCCGACTACCCGGTCATCCTCCCGCGCAACAGCGATGCGCTCTTCCTCATCCAGCGCATCCGCGACGAGGCCCACCGGTTCGCGATCACCTACCAGCGTTCCCGACGCAAGCGCGACATCAGCTCCGTACTCGGGGAGATCCCCGGTCTCGGTCCCTCGCGGGTGAAGGAACTGCTCAAACATTTCGGCTCCGTCGCCCAGCTCAGGAAGGCGACACAGGAGGAAATCGCGGGGGTGAAAGGGATAGGACCCTCCCTAGCTGGGGCCATCCATGATCGCCTCGGCAGTCGATAG